CCGGGCACAATCTGTTCTCATATGTGGAGGGTGTAATGAATTCGGAGATCGTCGAATCATTCGCGCAGATGGTCCGCGAGAAGGGGATCGACAAGGATATTCTCGCCGGCATTGTCGAGGATGTCTTCTCGATGATGGTCCGCAAGAAGTACGGCCAGGAAGCGAAGTTCGATGTGGTCGTCAACATGGACAAGGGCGACATCGAGATCTTCCTCGAGCGTGAGGTCGTGGAGACCGTCGAGAACTCCGCGACCCAGATCGACCGCGAGACGGCAAAAGAGCTCTCGGGCGAGGACCTGGATGTCGGCGAGGACTATGTAGAGGTCATCCCCCTCGTCTCCTTCGGACGCCGCCTGGTGGTGAGCGCGAAGCAGAACCTCAACCAGCGCATCAAGGAGATCGAGCGCGAGTTGATGTTCAACGAATACAACAACACGGTCGGTGACATCATCGTGGGCGAGATCTATCAGATCCGCCGCAACGAGATCCTGATCAACCACAACCGGAACGAACTGATCCTCCCGAAGGCCGAGCAGATCTTCAAGGAGCGGTACAAGAAGGGTGATACGATCCGCGCGGCCGTCAAGGAAGTGCGGAAGAACAATGGCAATCCGGCCGTCATCGTCTCGCGCGCGGATCCCATGTTCCTCTCGAAGCTGTTCGAGATGGAGATCCCCGAGATCTATGACGGCATCATCGAGATCAAGCGTATCGCCCGCGAGCCGGGTGAGCGTGCGAAGGTGGCCGTGGAATCCCACGACGACCGCATCGACGCTGTCGGCGCGTGCGTCGGGATGAAGGGTGTCCGCATTCATACGATCGTGCGCGAATTGAACAATGAGAACATTGACGTCATCAACTACGCGGAGGTGCCCGAGCTGTTCATCGCGCGTGCACTTGCACCGGCGAAGCTGAAGGGCGTGGAAGTTGACAAGGATGCCCAGACCGCGAACGTGCTCGTGGCCTCGGACCAGGTATCGCTGGCCATCGGACGCAACGGCCAGAACATCCGTCTGGCGAGCAAGCTGACGGGCTATGAGATCAATCTCATCAAGGAGGGCGGCGACGAAGACGATTACGACATCGAGTTGGTGGACTTCAAACCTGAGCTCGGTGCGGAGTTGTACGACAAGCTGATCAATGCCGGCCTTGAAACGGCCAAAGACGTATTGAATGCCACCATGGACTCGCTGCTCGCGATCGAGGGGTTGGACGAGGCGAGGATCAAGGAGATCCGCGACATGATCCGCCGCGATCTCGAAGAGGCCGAGGTGGAGGACGAAGAGGAACAGGTGGAGCCGGGCAAGCCGATCGCCACGGCCACACCCGACGATGTGCCGCCGGGCGGCGTGAGCGCACCGCGCACCGCACCCGCAGCGGGAGCCACCGACCAGGCGCAGCCTGCGCCCGGTGATGGGGGCAAGAACTCGTAAAGGAATCGCATGGCCGAGACGGTAGAAAAGAAAAAGAAGATCTACAAGGTTGCGACGGAACTCAACATCTCTCATGAGACGCTGATCGAGTTCCTGCGCAAGAAGGGGCATGAGGTCAAGGGGCACATGTCGTCGGTGGACGATGACATGATGCGCGATATCCTCATCCACTTCAAGAAGGATAAGGACGTCGCAGAGAAGCACCAGCGCAAGATCCAGGAGATCCGCGAGAGCAAGAAGCGTGCGGAGCGCAAGGCGGCCGAAGAGGCCGACGGTGCGCCGCGTGCTGACGTGCCCGCGAAGGACGTCGTGGAGGAGGAGGCCCCCGAGATGGAGCCCGCCGCCGAGACCCCCGAACCCGAGGTCGCGCCCGTCGAAGATACCACTCCGGTGGAGGAAGAGGCGGTCGAAGAAACGGTCGAGGAACCTGTTGAGGCGGAACCCGAACCGGTGGCCGAAGAGGAAGCTCCCGAGGCCGCCGTTGAGGACGAAGCGCCCGTGCAGGCGGCTGACGCCGAGGAGCCCGACGCTGGTGAGCCCGCTACCGAACCGGTGGCAGAAGTGAAACCCGAAGCGCCGCCGGCCAAAGTGCGTTCGGATGTCCGTTCGCCTCTCGATAGCCTGAAGGACCGTCGCGGCAAGATCGGCCTCACGATCAAGGGGAAGATGGATCTTGCGCCGAAGAAGCCGGCGCCCGGCAAGGCAGCGAAGGGGGCGCAGCCAGCGGCTGCGACCACGACCGCCGAATCGGACGATCACAAGAAGAAGAAGGTCAAAAAGAAGGTCCGGGATGCTGTGCCCGAAACCAAGGCACCGGAGACCGAGGACCAGGACAAGAAGAAGAAAAAGAAGAAGAAGCTCCGGCACAAGGAAGTCAATCAGTCGGAAGTGCAGGAGGCTATCCGCCGGACGTTCGCCGCCATGGACGACACGCCGGTCAGCGGACGCACCGCCTTCAAGAAACGCAAGCGTAAGGAGCGTGAAGAGGAAGAGCTGCGTAAGGAAGAGGAAGCCCTGCGCGAGCAAGGCATCCTGCGGGTCACCGAGTTCGTGTCGGTGAACGACCTCGCGAACCTCATGAAGGTGAACGTCTCCGACGTCATCAAGAAGTGCATGGAACTCGGTATCATGGTGTCCATCAACCAGCGCCTCGACAAGGATACGATCCTTCTCGTCGCGGATGAGTTCGGATTCCAGGTGACCTTCTCTTCGGGTGTCGAAGAGGAAGGGGAGATCCCGGAGCCCGTGGATGAGCCCGAGACCCTGCAGCCGCGCGCGCCCGTCGTGACCATCATGGGCCACGTCGATCACGGCAAGACGTCGTTGCTGGACTATATCCGCAGTGCGAACGTCGTCGCCGGTGAAGCCGGCGGTATCACGCAGCACATCGGTGCCTATGAAGTGACGACAGCATCGAATCAGAAGATCACCTTCCTCGATACGCCGGGTCACGCGGCTTTCACGGCCATGCGTGCGCGCGGTGCGCAGATCACCGACATCGTTGTCCTGGTGGTGGCCGCGGATGACAGCGTCATGCCCCAGACACTGGAGGCGATCAGCCACGCGCAGGCCGCCGCCGTGCCGATCATCATCGCGGTCAACAAGACGGACAAGCCGGATTCCAATCCCGACCGCATCCGCCAGCAGCTCTCCGAGAAGAATATCCTCGTTGAGGAGTGGGGCGGGAAGTACCAGTGCGTCGAACTGTCCGCCAAGACGGGAAAGAACGTCGATCTCCTGCTCGAGAAGATCGTTCTCGAATCGGACGTGCTGAATCTCAAGGCAAACCCTGACCGTCTCGCTTCCGGCACCATCGTGGAAGCGCAGCTGGACAAGGGGAAGGGCATCACGGCGACGCTCCTGGTGCAGAAGGGAACCCTCAAGGTCGGCGATCCGTTCATCGCCGGCATCTTCAGCGGCAAAGTGCGCGCCATGTACGACGAGCGCGGCAACCGTGTGGAAGTGGCGGGCCCGTCGACCCCGGTGCAGCTCACCGGTCTGGATGGATTCCCGCAGGCAGGCGATACCTTCATGGTCGTCGACTCCGACCGTGTGGCGCGTGAGATCTCCTTGCGCCGGCAGCAGCTCAAGCGCGAGCAGGATTTCCGTCAGATCCATCTCACGACGCTGGACGATATCTCGCGCCAGATCAAGGATGGACAGGTGAAGGAGCTGGGCGTCATCGTGAAGGGCGACGTGGACGGGTCGGTGGAAGCGCTCGCCGATTCGCTCATGAAGATCCAGCACAAGGAAGTGAAGCTGAACGTCATCCACAGCGGCGTCGGGACGATCTCCGAATCGGATATCATCCTTGCCGCCGCGTCGAATGCCGTCATCATCGGCTTCCGTGTCCGCCCGAACCTCAACGCCCGCCGTCTGGCCGAGAAGGAAAAGGTCGACATCCGGACGTACAACATCATCTACGACGCCATCGACGATATCCACAAGGCGCTCGAAGGGATGCTCTCGCCCGAGAAAAAGGAAGAGATCGTCGCCACGATCGATGTGCGCGATGTTTTCAAAGTACCGAAGATCGGCCTCATCGCCGGGTGCTACGTGCAGGATGGCAAGATCGCGCGGCACAACCGCGTGCGCCTGTTGCGCGACGGCATCCAGGTGTTCGAGGGGACGATCAGTTCGCTCAAGCGGTTCAAGGAAGACGCCCGCGAAGTGGAAGCCGGCTTCG
Above is a window of Ignavibacteriota bacterium DNA encoding:
- the nusA gene encoding transcription termination/antitermination protein NusA, with translation MNSEIVESFAQMVREKGIDKDILAGIVEDVFSMMVRKKYGQEAKFDVVVNMDKGDIEIFLEREVVETVENSATQIDRETAKELSGEDLDVGEDYVEVIPLVSFGRRLVVSAKQNLNQRIKEIERELMFNEYNNTVGDIIVGEIYQIRRNEILINHNRNELILPKAEQIFKERYKKGDTIRAAVKEVRKNNGNPAVIVSRADPMFLSKLFEMEIPEIYDGIIEIKRIAREPGERAKVAVESHDDRIDAVGACVGMKGVRIHTIVRELNNENIDVINYAEVPELFIARALAPAKLKGVEVDKDAQTANVLVASDQVSLAIGRNGQNIRLASKLTGYEINLIKEGGDEDDYDIELVDFKPELGAELYDKLINAGLETAKDVLNATMDSLLAIEGLDEARIKEIRDMIRRDLEEAEVEDEEEQVEPGKPIATATPDDVPPGGVSAPRTAPAAGATDQAQPAPGDGGKNS
- the infB gene encoding translation initiation factor IF-2, encoding MAETVEKKKKIYKVATELNISHETLIEFLRKKGHEVKGHMSSVDDDMMRDILIHFKKDKDVAEKHQRKIQEIRESKKRAERKAAEEADGAPRADVPAKDVVEEEAPEMEPAAETPEPEVAPVEDTTPVEEEAVEETVEEPVEAEPEPVAEEEAPEAAVEDEAPVQAADAEEPDAGEPATEPVAEVKPEAPPAKVRSDVRSPLDSLKDRRGKIGLTIKGKMDLAPKKPAPGKAAKGAQPAAATTTAESDDHKKKKVKKKVRDAVPETKAPETEDQDKKKKKKKKLRHKEVNQSEVQEAIRRTFAAMDDTPVSGRTAFKKRKRKEREEEELRKEEEALREQGILRVTEFVSVNDLANLMKVNVSDVIKKCMELGIMVSINQRLDKDTILLVADEFGFQVTFSSGVEEEGEIPEPVDEPETLQPRAPVVTIMGHVDHGKTSLLDYIRSANVVAGEAGGITQHIGAYEVTTASNQKITFLDTPGHAAFTAMRARGAQITDIVVLVVAADDSVMPQTLEAISHAQAAAVPIIIAVNKTDKPDSNPDRIRQQLSEKNILVEEWGGKYQCVELSAKTGKNVDLLLEKIVLESDVLNLKANPDRLASGTIVEAQLDKGKGITATLLVQKGTLKVGDPFIAGIFSGKVRAMYDERGNRVEVAGPSTPVQLTGLDGFPQAGDTFMVVDSDRVAREISLRRQQLKREQDFRQIHLTTLDDISRQIKDGQVKELGVIVKGDVDGSVEALADSLMKIQHKEVKLNVIHSGVGTISESDIILAAASNAVIIGFRVRPNLNARRLAEKEKVDIRTYNIIYDAIDDIHKALEGMLSPEKKEEIVATIDVRDVFKVPKIGLIAGCYVQDGKIARHNRVRLLRDGIQVFEGTISSLKRFKEDAREVEAGFECGIGLDNFNDVKVGDTIEAFKIVESKRKL